One region of Chryseobacterium muglaense genomic DNA includes:
- the priA gene encoding replication restart helicase PriA, with product MQYAQIILPLNLKGTFTYKVPEEIQSTIQLGMRVLVPFGGKKIYTGIVFEFHDEEPTQFVAKEVISILDEQPILPPQQIKFWKWLSEYYLCNLGEIYRFAFPSSLKLESETYLKLKPNITVEFENLDVNEMYLIQALEVRQLINLTDIEAFIPKKEIIKTINSLIDLQYIEIDEKVAEKYKAKEVAYVKIKDEVLENQNLTEILLSLKRAQKQKDLFLHILEKQTENPDLNIKKSELFEDGYFASSHFKSLADKGLVEEYYMQKDRIESYEGEIEEVEELTEVQKAAKNEVDEAFEEGRNVLLHGVTSSGKTHIYLEKIEECISEGKNVLFLLPEISLTKQITQRLEKKYGRQLGFYHQKLTDFEKVEIWRRIKNNDVKVLIATRNSLFLPYQNLGLIVVDEEHDSGYKPREVSPYFNAKDSALVLGNLYGANVILGSATPSVESYYLARKEKMKYIFLNERFGNVNLPEFELINFKEAQDSKKVSGNFSLKLIDEIKKTLEEKNQTMILHNRRGYASVLECESCGYVNYCSNCDVVMTYHKAAHEMKCHYCGQRASKPKTCPKCYSENLNEKGVGVEQIHEEISKIFPDNEVDRMDVDSMRKKFAYEKLYEKIEDRETDIVVGTQMISKGLDFDHIELVAIPKADSMLYVQDFRAEERAYQLITQVSGRAGRVSGKGRVLIQTFNPDHSVFQLIKMNNISKIYKYFLTERQKFNYPPFTKLIMIELKHRRDDKVDRASQFLGSILRKYLPEDCILGPERAQIARLNNLYQFQVLLKLPRGKNYEKFKSLVLLSLKEFDEITAYQSIKKDVFVDF from the coding sequence TTGCAATACGCTCAAATTATTTTACCGCTCAATCTGAAAGGAACTTTTACATACAAAGTTCCGGAAGAAATACAATCTACAATTCAACTCGGAATGAGAGTTTTGGTTCCTTTTGGTGGAAAAAAAATCTATACCGGGATTGTTTTTGAATTTCATGACGAGGAGCCTACTCAGTTTGTGGCGAAGGAAGTCATCAGTATTTTAGATGAGCAGCCGATTTTGCCACCACAACAAATCAAATTTTGGAAATGGCTTTCAGAGTATTATCTGTGCAATTTGGGAGAAATTTATAGGTTTGCTTTTCCGTCTTCTTTAAAACTGGAAAGTGAAACTTATTTAAAACTAAAACCTAATATTACCGTTGAATTTGAAAATCTTGACGTCAACGAAATGTACTTAATTCAGGCATTGGAAGTTCGACAGCTGATTAATTTAACGGATATTGAAGCGTTTATTCCGAAAAAGGAGATTATTAAAACCATCAATTCGCTTATTGATTTACAATATATTGAAATCGACGAAAAAGTTGCTGAAAAATATAAGGCTAAAGAAGTTGCTTACGTAAAAATCAAAGATGAGGTTTTAGAAAACCAGAATCTTACCGAAATTCTTTTAAGTTTAAAAAGAGCTCAGAAACAGAAAGATCTTTTCCTGCATATTTTAGAAAAACAGACTGAAAATCCTGATTTAAACATTAAAAAATCAGAACTGTTTGAAGACGGATATTTTGCGAGTTCGCATTTTAAATCTTTGGCAGATAAAGGTTTGGTTGAAGAATATTACATGCAGAAAGACCGAATTGAAAGCTATGAAGGCGAAATTGAAGAGGTCGAAGAGCTTACCGAAGTACAAAAAGCTGCAAAAAATGAAGTGGATGAAGCGTTTGAAGAAGGCAGAAATGTTTTGCTTCATGGCGTAACTTCATCCGGAAAAACGCACATTTATTTAGAGAAAATCGAAGAATGTATTTCTGAAGGCAAAAATGTACTGTTTCTGCTTCCTGAAATTTCTTTAACGAAACAAATTACTCAGCGATTAGAAAAAAAATACGGCAGACAACTTGGTTTTTATCATCAGAAATTGACCGATTTTGAAAAGGTTGAAATTTGGCGCAGAATAAAAAATAATGATGTTAAAGTCCTTATTGCGACAAGAAATTCACTGTTTTTACCATATCAGAATTTAGGATTAATTGTGGTGGATGAAGAGCACGATTCGGGGTACAAGCCGAGAGAAGTTTCACCCTATTTTAATGCTAAAGATTCGGCACTGGTTTTGGGAAATCTTTATGGTGCCAATGTTATTTTAGGTTCGGCAACACCTTCTGTTGAAAGCTATTATTTAGCCCGAAAAGAGAAAATGAAATATATTTTTCTGAACGAAAGATTCGGAAATGTAAATCTTCCTGAATTTGAACTGATTAATTTTAAAGAAGCTCAGGATTCTAAAAAAGTTTCCGGAAATTTTTCTTTAAAACTGATTGATGAAATTAAAAAAACTTTAGAAGAAAAAAATCAGACGATGATTCTTCACAACCGTCGTGGTTACGCCAGTGTTTTGGAGTGTGAATCTTGTGGATATGTGAATTACTGCTCAAATTGTGATGTCGTAATGACCTATCATAAAGCTGCTCACGAAATGAAATGCCATTATTGCGGACAGCGAGCTTCTAAACCGAAAACCTGCCCAAAATGCTATTCTGAAAACCTTAATGAAAAAGGAGTAGGGGTAGAACAGATTCATGAAGAAATTTCAAAGATATTTCCTGATAATGAAGTCGACAGAATGGATGTTGATTCGATGCGTAAGAAATTTGCCTACGAAAAATTATACGAAAAAATCGAAGACAGAGAAACCGATATTGTTGTTGGAACGCAGATGATTTCCAAAGGTCTGGATTTTGACCATATCGAATTGGTAGCAATTCCAAAAGCCGATTCTATGTTGTATGTACAGGATTTCAGAGCAGAAGAAAGAGCATACCAATTGATTACACAGGTTTCAGGAAGAGCGGGAAGAGTTTCTGGGAAAGGCAGAGTTTTAATTCAGACTTTTAATCCGGACCATTCTGTTTTTCAGTTGATTAAAATGAATAATATTTCTAAGATTTATAAATATTTCCTTACCGAACGTCAGAAATTTAATTATCCGCCTTTCACAAAGCTAATTATGATTGAGCTTAAACATCGAAGAGACGATAAAGTAGATCGTGCCTCGCAGTTTTTAGGTTCAATTTTAAGAAAATATCTTCCTGAAGATTGTATTTTAGGACCTGAAAGGGCGCAGATTGCAAGATTGAATAATTTGTATCAATTCCAAGTTTTGCTTAAACTTCCACGGGGCAAAAATTATGAGAAATTCAAAAGTTTAGTTTTGTTAAGTTTGAAAGAATTCGATGAAATCACTGCTTATCAAAGCATTAAAAAAGATGTTTTTGTTGATTTTTAA
- a CDS encoding ABC transporter ATP-binding protein, whose product MIYGTLFLTFLGALAAQVNPLVLKYTVDEVTKLTRLPHPMSEGIHILIIISIILLGKELLNIFINFGQKFYGEKIRINVSSVLAQSAIDKILTYRVAYFNDENHESGKLQIRIDRGIESLTRLVQNFFIDILPLFSNAFIALIIMYLQNVYVGLVSTIIVPIYFYISSLQAKKLGGVRRTLRNQREQKTSGLLNLINSIMVIKSFVREKFEGKKQYDLQMQLMDSQMFTRKTNFIYDGLKTFIEQFGVVLIILLTVYLVLDQQMTIGAIMLHIMLFNNVSSPIRQLHRIYDDMNDAMIYAEGYFDILNAENEVEPNGSFVENKIKGNFELKNVNFTYPNGTKALNNVSMMIGNGKTTALVGLSGAGKSTIINLLCKFYLPDSGEIILDNVDLYNYNNTFLRDDLGLVLQKNHIFQGSIEDNIRYGNMNASFEEIEEAAKKAYLHEQILDLPEKYQHDATQLSGGQQQRIAIARLFLKNPPIIFLDEPTASLDAIATEQIKNSLDAIKAGRTVVIISHSLSQILDSDTIYVMKKGHVVESGTHDELVQMNGTYREIFDASARSLNLDKLVNTFKN is encoded by the coding sequence ATGATTTATGGAACTTTGTTTCTTACCTTTCTCGGTGCTTTGGCAGCCCAAGTGAACCCTTTAGTTTTAAAATATACAGTGGATGAAGTGACAAAACTGACGCGTCTTCCGCATCCTATGAGTGAGGGAATTCATATTTTAATTATTATTTCGATTATTTTACTGGGAAAAGAGCTGTTGAATATTTTCATCAATTTTGGCCAGAAATTTTATGGTGAAAAAATCAGGATTAATGTAAGTTCGGTTTTAGCACAATCAGCAATCGACAAAATTCTTACGTATAGAGTTGCTTATTTTAATGATGAAAACCACGAATCGGGAAAACTTCAAATCAGAATCGACCGTGGAATTGAAAGCCTTACAAGACTCGTTCAGAACTTCTTTATTGACATACTTCCTTTATTCTCAAATGCATTTATCGCATTGATTATTATGTATTTGCAAAACGTTTATGTAGGATTAGTTTCTACAATCATTGTTCCTATTTATTTCTATATCAGCTCGTTACAGGCAAAAAAACTGGGTGGCGTAAGACGAACTTTAAGAAATCAGCGTGAGCAAAAAACTTCAGGACTTTTAAATCTAATCAATTCTATTATGGTGATTAAAAGTTTTGTTCGTGAAAAGTTTGAAGGCAAAAAACAGTACGATTTGCAGATGCAGTTGATGGACAGCCAAATGTTCACTAGAAAAACCAACTTTATTTACGATGGTTTAAAAACTTTTATCGAGCAGTTTGGAGTGGTTTTAATAATTCTTCTGACGGTTTATTTAGTTTTAGATCAGCAAATGACAATTGGAGCAATCATGCTTCACATCATGCTTTTTAATAATGTTTCTTCGCCCATCAGGCAACTTCACAGAATTTATGATGATATGAATGATGCCATGATTTATGCCGAAGGTTATTTTGATATTTTAAATGCAGAAAATGAAGTTGAACCGAATGGAAGTTTTGTGGAAAATAAAATCAAAGGAAATTTTGAATTAAAAAATGTCAATTTTACCTATCCAAACGGAACAAAAGCATTGAATAATGTGTCGATGATGATTGGAAACGGAAAAACTACAGCTTTAGTTGGATTAAGCGGCGCCGGAAAATCAACAATTATCAATCTTCTCTGTAAATTTTATCTTCCCGATTCGGGCGAAATCATTTTAGACAACGTTGATTTATACAATTATAACAATACTTTTTTAAGAGATGATTTGGGATTGGTTTTACAGAAAAATCACATTTTTCAGGGAAGTATTGAAGACAACATTCGCTATGGAAATATGAATGCGAGCTTTGAAGAAATTGAAGAAGCAGCCAAAAAAGCATACCTTCACGAACAGATTTTAGATCTTCCTGAAAAATATCAACACGATGCCACTCAGCTTTCAGGCGGGCAACAACAGAGAATCGCAATTGCCAGATTGTTTTTGAAAAATCCGCCCATTATTTTCCTTGATGAGCCGACTGCAAGTTTGGATGCGATCGCTACCGAACAGATTAAAAATTCTTTAGACGCCATTAAAGCAGGAAGAACAGTGGTGATTATTTCTCATTCGCTTTCGCAAATCTTAGATTCGGATACCATTTATGTAATGAAAAAAGGACATGTTGTAGAAAGTGGAACTCACGATGAATTGGTGCAAATGAACGGAACTTACAGAGAAATTTTTGATGCTTCTGCAAGAAGTTTGAATTTGGACAAATTGGTGAATACGTTTAAGAATTAA
- a CDS encoding helix-turn-helix transcriptional regulator: MNDHYLKKIDRVTAILTQLQSKPIVRAQDLAKKFDVSIRTIYRDVKTLENAGIPIIGEAGNGYSLMDGYKLPPVMFTKQEVLSFITAEKLMQKFSHESLGNHYQTAMEKLRSVLKHSDKNLIQNIENQIDIYNYNPKTEDTIINIIPTILESIAEKHQILIGYKTVDDKISTRTIEVVGVFFEFHYWYIIAYCTLRNDYRQFRVDRILSILKTQNPYLQEYGQINDYRKTPNGNKTIVKLLVDKKITGHLNNSKIYYGLIEQKETEKGVEMTFETEWIKEGFPRWLITFFDYAEIIEPELLKITMKELIQKLSKNID; this comes from the coding sequence ATGAACGACCACTACCTCAAAAAAATCGATCGAGTAACAGCTATTCTTACACAACTGCAATCAAAGCCGATTGTAAGAGCGCAGGATTTGGCAAAAAAATTTGATGTCAGCATTAGAACGATTTACCGTGATGTAAAAACTTTGGAAAACGCAGGAATTCCTATTATTGGTGAAGCTGGAAATGGTTATTCTCTGATGGATGGTTACAAGCTTCCGCCCGTCATGTTTACGAAACAGGAGGTTTTGAGTTTTATCACTGCTGAAAAGTTAATGCAGAAGTTTTCGCATGAAAGTTTGGGAAATCATTATCAAACGGCGATGGAAAAGCTGCGTTCTGTTTTGAAACATTCAGATAAAAATTTAATTCAGAATATTGAAAATCAGATTGATATTTATAATTATAATCCAAAAACAGAGGACACGATAATAAATATTATCCCAACAATTCTGGAAAGTATTGCCGAAAAACACCAGATTTTGATAGGCTATAAAACCGTTGATGATAAAATTTCCACCAGAACCATAGAGGTTGTAGGGGTTTTCTTTGAGTTTCATTATTGGTATATCATCGCTTACTGCACATTGAGAAATGATTACCGACAGTTTAGGGTAGACCGAATTTTAAGTATTCTAAAAACTCAAAATCCATATTTGCAGGAATATGGGCAAATTAATGATTATAGGAAAACTCCGAACGGAAATAAAACCATCGTCAAGCTTTTGGTTGACAAAAAAATTACAGGACATCTGAATAATTCAAAAATTTATTATGGATTAATCGAACAAAAAGAAACAGAAAAAGGAGTCGAAATGACATTTGAAACGGAATGGATCAAAGAAGGATTTCCACGGTGGCTGATTACTTTTTTCGATTATGCAGAAATCATCGAACCTGAATTATTAAAAATAACAATGAAAGAATTGATTCAAAAACTTTCGAAAAATATTGATTAA
- a CDS encoding DinB family protein — protein sequence MTTTAIANQQFISSAQILEHWQGHRNLTRRVIDAFPEKELFEFSIGGMRSFAKLAVELVSIAGPALKGIVDHQVEAFSEEAFKPKTKEELLAKWDSETEVINHYFNQISEERFQETFNLFGQYEFPVYQNILYFIDNEVHHRGQGYTYLRALGIEPPFFWERF from the coding sequence ATGACAACTACAGCAATCGCAAACCAACAGTTTATTTCTTCAGCACAAATATTAGAACATTGGCAAGGTCACAGAAACCTGACAAGAAGAGTGATTGATGCATTTCCTGAAAAAGAATTATTCGAGTTTTCAATTGGCGGAATGAGATCTTTTGCAAAACTAGCAGTCGAGTTAGTAAGTATCGCCGGTCCGGCTTTGAAAGGAATTGTAGACCATCAGGTAGAAGCATTCTCAGAAGAAGCATTCAAGCCAAAAACGAAAGAAGAGCTTCTTGCAAAATGGGACTCTGAAACAGAAGTGATTAATCATTATTTTAATCAAATTTCTGAAGAAAGATTTCAGGAAACGTTTAATTTGTTTGGTCAATATGAATTTCCGGTGTACCAGAATATTCTTTATTTCATCGATAACGAAGTGCATCACCGTGGACAAGGATATACTTATTTAAGAGCTTTAGGTATTGAGCCGCCTTTCTTCTGGGAAAGATTTTAG
- a CDS encoding IS5 family transposase, whose protein sequence is MYPTDLTQTQWQFIKKALDFDDRKRKYDLMVIWNAISYLVKTGCQWRLLPHDFPKWQLVYYYYSKWSNLEVFDLLLSKLREKVRQNRGQKAEASLGIMDSQSVRWGNNRSLNGYDGGKKVKGIKRHVVVDKNGFLLAVMVSVANIHDSKAALLLMKTLQYLLIPLDVILADGGYRGEIIEEIRIKFNYIIQIVMRSDKKIKEFEPIHKRWIIERTFSWFDNDRRLCRNYELLMETSENMVKLSAIKLLLNKI, encoded by the coding sequence ATGTATCCAACAGATTTAACCCAAACTCAGTGGCAATTTATAAAAAAAGCATTAGATTTTGATGATAGAAAACGGAAATATGATTTAATGGTTATTTGGAATGCGATTAGTTATTTGGTGAAAACAGGTTGTCAATGGCGGCTTTTACCTCATGATTTTCCAAAATGGCAATTGGTTTATTACTATTATTCAAAATGGTCAAATCTGGAGGTTTTCGATTTATTATTGTCAAAATTGAGGGAAAAAGTACGACAAAACAGAGGTCAGAAAGCCGAGGCAAGTTTGGGAATTATGGACAGTCAAAGCGTTCGTTGGGGAAATAACCGTTCGCTCAATGGTTATGACGGAGGTAAAAAAGTAAAAGGTATCAAACGACACGTTGTGGTAGATAAAAATGGTTTTTTATTAGCAGTAATGGTAAGTGTTGCCAATATTCACGACAGTAAAGCCGCATTATTATTGATGAAAACACTGCAATATTTATTGATTCCACTTGATGTAATCCTGGCAGATGGAGGTTACAGAGGTGAAATTATTGAAGAAATAAGAATTAAGTTTAATTATATCATTCAAATCGTTATGCGGAGTGACAAAAAAATAAAGGAATTTGAGCCAATTCATAAAAGATGGATCATAGAACGTACTTTTTCTTGGTTCGATAATGATAGAAGATTATGCAGAAATTATGAACTTCTAATGGAAACTTCAGAAAACATGGTCAAATTATCTGCCATAAAATTATTACTCAATAAAATTTAA
- a CDS encoding beta-mannosidase — MNKTILLALLFIQILINAQFSERNLSSEKWQFKNSKENKWLTASVPGTVHLDLMENKLIPDPYKDENEKKVQWIENENWDYQTVFKISAKELENQNADLVFYGLDTFSEIYLNGKLLKKTDNMFRTWKIPVKDDLKIGNNILQLKFKSSVNIGKDLAKKVPFTMPESPRSFVRKAQYQFGWDWGPRLVTAGIWKDVKLNFWNQAKIENIKIEQKALTNQRADLNIYAEIYAEKEGKYVFDTDNENHDIALRKGLNKISVPFKIENPKLWQPNGWGKAMIYALKFSLKKNSETIDTKEERIGLRTVELIQEKDEKGKSFYFKVNGNPMYAKGTNWIPSDSFTPRITKEKYKKLIKDCKDANMNMIRVWGGGIYEDDEFYKACDENGILVWQDFMFAGSFYPSDETFLNNVKEEVKDQVNRLQNHPSIALWCGNNEIDEAIVNWGYQKQFKYSKEDSLQVWKDYKKVFHEVIPSAINEFATKDKSIYWESSPSIGWGHKESLTEGDSHYWGVWWGEFPFEIYNEKVPRFASEYGFQGMPSLEAVKSMFSGKSDLSLENPTIKAHEKNARGFEIIQKYMERDYVVPKDFVKYNYVSQLLQARGMQIAVEAHRRAKPYNMGTLYWQLNDCWPVISWSSIDYLGNWKALHYQVKRSFENQVVLTEDEGDFLNFYAVNDELIKFEEVKLEIKVLQFDGKVINDLTTVLGGKILVETLRFNHIEIKNLIKYSNKNEVFLKLTLKDKDKKIIAQNNHFFVKPKDLKLAKPNIKIKKISATEIEISTDILAKDVYLMGDTHFSDNFFDLLPKTSRKITLSKPLKNVEVMTLWDTMNEQK, encoded by the coding sequence ATGAACAAAACAATACTTCTTGCCTTACTTTTCATTCAAATACTAATCAACGCTCAATTTTCAGAACGAAATTTATCTTCTGAAAAATGGCAGTTCAAAAATTCCAAAGAAAATAAATGGCTCACGGCCTCCGTGCCTGGGACGGTTCATTTGGATTTGATGGAGAATAAACTTATTCCTGATCCTTACAAAGATGAGAACGAGAAAAAAGTACAGTGGATTGAAAATGAAAATTGGGATTATCAGACGGTTTTTAAAATTTCAGCTAAAGAATTAGAAAATCAGAATGCAGATTTGGTTTTTTATGGATTAGATACGTTTTCTGAAATTTATTTAAATGGAAAATTACTAAAGAAAACGGACAATATGTTCAGAACCTGGAAAATTCCGGTGAAAGATGATTTGAAAATTGGAAATAATATTTTACAATTAAAATTTAAATCTTCAGTAAATATAGGAAAAGATTTAGCTAAAAAAGTTCCGTTTACGATGCCGGAATCACCACGAAGTTTTGTGAGAAAAGCGCAGTATCAGTTTGGTTGGGATTGGGGACCAAGATTGGTTACCGCAGGAATCTGGAAAGACGTAAAATTGAATTTCTGGAATCAGGCAAAAATTGAAAATATAAAAATCGAACAGAAAGCTTTAACAAACCAAAGAGCTGATTTAAATATTTATGCAGAAATTTATGCAGAAAAAGAAGGAAAATATGTTTTTGATACAGATAATGAAAATCATGATATTGCCTTAAGAAAGGGCTTGAACAAAATTTCAGTTCCTTTTAAAATTGAGAATCCAAAACTTTGGCAACCGAATGGTTGGGGAAAAGCGATGATTTATGCGCTTAAATTTTCATTAAAGAAAAATTCGGAGACAATTGATACTAAAGAAGAAAGAATTGGATTAAGAACAGTAGAATTAATTCAGGAAAAGGACGAAAAAGGAAAATCGTTTTACTTTAAAGTTAATGGAAACCCCATGTACGCAAAAGGAACCAACTGGATTCCGTCTGATAGTTTCACACCAAGAATTACCAAAGAAAAATATAAAAAACTCATCAAAGATTGTAAAGATGCGAATATGAACATGATTCGTGTTTGGGGTGGCGGAATTTATGAAGATGACGAATTTTACAAAGCCTGCGACGAAAATGGTATTCTCGTTTGGCAGGATTTTATGTTTGCCGGAAGTTTTTATCCTTCAGATGAAACATTTTTAAACAATGTAAAAGAAGAGGTTAAAGACCAAGTTAACCGACTTCAAAATCATCCGTCGATTGCTTTGTGGTGTGGAAATAACGAAATTGATGAAGCGATTGTCAATTGGGGATATCAAAAGCAATTCAAATATTCTAAAGAAGATTCTCTACAAGTCTGGAAAGATTATAAAAAGGTTTTCCATGAGGTAATTCCGAGCGCAATTAATGAGTTTGCAACAAAAGACAAATCGATTTATTGGGAAAGTTCACCTTCCATTGGTTGGGGTCACAAAGAAAGTTTAACTGAAGGAGATTCTCATTATTGGGGCGTTTGGTGGGGTGAGTTTCCGTTTGAAATTTATAACGAAAAAGTTCCGAGATTTGCTTCAGAATACGGTTTTCAGGGAATGCCAAGTTTAGAAGCTGTTAAATCTATGTTTTCAGGAAAATCGGATTTAAGTTTAGAAAATCCAACAATCAAAGCACATGAAAAAAATGCAAGAGGATTTGAAATTATTCAGAAATACATGGAACGTGATTATGTGGTTCCAAAAGACTTTGTAAAATACAATTATGTTTCCCAATTACTTCAGGCTCGCGGAATGCAGATTGCCGTTGAAGCACACCGCCGTGCAAAACCTTACAATATGGGAACTTTGTATTGGCAACTCAACGATTGTTGGCCGGTGATTTCCTGGTCATCAATTGATTATTTAGGAAATTGGAAAGCTTTGCATTATCAGGTGAAAAGAAGCTTTGAAAATCAAGTTGTCTTAACTGAAGACGAAGGTGATTTTTTAAACTTTTATGCTGTTAATGATGAGCTTATAAAATTTGAAGAGGTAAAGCTAGAAATTAAGGTTTTACAATTTGATGGAAAAGTTATAAATGATTTAACAACAGTTCTTGGCGGAAAAATTTTAGTTGAAACTTTGAGATTTAATCATATAGAAATTAAAAATTTGATTAAATACTCCAATAAAAATGAAGTCTTTTTAAAATTAACCTTAAAGGATAAAGACAAAAAAATTATAGCTCAAAACAATCATTTTTTCGTAAAACCTAAAGATTTAAAGCTTGCAAAACCTAATATTAAAATCAAAAAAATCTCTGCAACAGAAATCGAAATTTCGACTGATATTTTGGCGAAAGATGTTTATTTAATGGGCGACACTCATTTTAGTGATAATTTTTTCGACTTGCTTCCAAAAACCTCAAGAAAAATTACCCTTTCAAAACCATTGAAAAATGTTGAGGTAATGACTTTGTGGGATACGATGAATGAGCAAAAATAA
- a CDS encoding copper homeostasis protein CutC: protein MFLEIATFDITSAEIALNSVADRIEFCADINSGGITPDLEELRYLKDKYSKPIHVMIRPVGGGFLYTDSEFRQMQKSIIEFSKANADGFVFGILDENQEIDIEKNKILIHLANGKPCVFHRAIDRTKNIFESTEKLIQLGFKEILTSGGENSAMEGKENLKKLVEDYSDDIKILIGGGVRSNNISELKSITHGQYFHSSAVLSYESFANADEIKKLKVNL from the coding sequence ATGTTCTTAGAAATTGCCACATTCGATATCACTTCTGCCGAAATTGCTTTAAATTCTGTTGCCGACAGAATTGAATTTTGTGCAGACATCAATTCAGGAGGAATTACTCCCGATTTGGAAGAATTAAGATATTTAAAAGATAAATATTCTAAACCTATTCATGTAATGATTCGCCCTGTAGGAGGAGGTTTTTTATATACCGATTCAGAATTCAGACAAATGCAGAAAAGCATTATTGAATTTTCTAAAGCCAATGCAGATGGCTTCGTCTTCGGAATTTTAGATGAAAATCAAGAAATAGACATCGAAAAAAATAAAATACTGATTCATTTAGCCAACGGAAAACCTTGTGTTTTTCACCGTGCAATCGACCGAACCAAAAATATTTTTGAATCGACAGAAAAATTGATTCAATTAGGTTTTAAAGAAATCCTCACTTCCGGAGGAGAAAATTCTGCAATGGAAGGAAAAGAAAATTTAAAAAAACTGGTTGAAGATTATTCTGATGACATTAAAATTTTAATTGGAGGTGGTGTTCGTTCCAATAATATTTCAGAATTGAAAAGTATAACTCATGGTCAGTATTTTCATTCTTCGGCGGTGCTATCTTATGAGTCGTTTGCCAATGCGGATGAAATTAAAAAATTGAAAGTTAATTTGTAG
- a CDS encoding isoaspartyl peptidase/L-asparaginase family protein has product MDSRRKFLKKSALISSALLLNPLDLIAKDSPENNKIINKPIVLSTWNFGLKANEEAWTILGKGGRALDAVEKGVRLVENDPNERSVGYGGRPDRDGRVTLDACIMDENYNIGSVACLENIKNPISVARAVMEKTPHVMLVGDGALQFAVSQGFKKENILTAESEKEWKEWLKDSKYQPIVNIENHDTIGMIALDAQGNLSGACTTSGMAFKMHGRVGDSPIIGAGLFVDNEVGAATATGHGEEVIRTVGTHLVVELMRQGRNPQQACKEAVERIVTITKKRNKNLKDIQVGFIAINKKGEYGSYCIQDGFNFAVYDQKGNRLEKPQFALK; this is encoded by the coding sequence ATGGACAGCAGAAGGAAATTTCTAAAAAAATCAGCGCTCATTTCTTCAGCATTATTGTTAAATCCATTGGATTTGATTGCTAAAGACTCACCAGAAAACAACAAAATAATTAATAAACCGATTGTACTTTCCACCTGGAATTTTGGTTTAAAAGCCAACGAAGAAGCATGGACAATTCTTGGAAAAGGCGGAAGAGCATTGGATGCTGTTGAAAAAGGCGTTCGTTTGGTAGAAAATGACCCGAATGAAAGAAGTGTAGGTTACGGAGGTCGCCCCGACAGAGACGGAAGAGTGACACTCGATGCCTGCATTATGGATGAAAATTACAACATCGGCTCGGTAGCTTGTCTTGAAAATATTAAAAATCCAATTTCTGTAGCAAGAGCCGTGATGGAAAAAACTCCTCATGTGATGTTGGTAGGTGATGGAGCATTACAGTTTGCCGTTTCTCAAGGTTTTAAAAAGGAAAATATTCTCACTGCAGAATCTGAAAAAGAGTGGAAAGAATGGTTAAAAGACAGTAAATATCAACCTATTGTCAATATTGAAAATCACGATACGATTGGAATGATTGCTTTGGATGCTCAAGGAAATCTTTCGGGAGCATGTACAACGAGCGGAATGGCTTTTAAAATGCACGGCAGAGTAGGAGATTCCCCAATTATTGGTGCTGGTTTATTTGTGGATAATGAAGTTGGTGCCGCAACCGCGACGGGTCACGGTGAAGAAGTGATTAGGACAGTTGGAACTCATCTCGTTGTTGAATTGATGAGGCAGGGAAGAAATCCTCAGCAAGCTTGTAAAGAAGCGGTTGAAAGAATTGTAACCATCACTAAAAAAAGAAATAAAAACCTGAAAGATATTCAGGTTGGCTTTATTGCAATCAATAAAAAAGGTGAATATGGTTCTTACTGCATCCAAGACGGGTTTAATTTTGCGGTGTACGACCAAAAAGGAAATCGTCTTGAAAAACCACAGTTTGCTTTAAAATAG